The nucleotide sequence GTAGGGCTCGGAGTCGAGGGCCGTCTGTCCGAGTTCGTGATTGTCGGTCGGGACGTCACGCCAGTGGAACACCTCCAGGCCGTGTTCGGCGAGCGTCCGCTCGAAGATGGTCATCAGCCCCTGCCGGGCCGCCCCGTCCTGGGGCATGAACACCGACCCGACCGCGTAGGGATCGGACAGGTCGGCGTCGACGACGGCCTCGAAGAACTCGTCCGGTCGCTGGATCATGATGCCGGCGCCGTCGCCGGTTGCCTCCTCCGCCCCGGTCGTCCCGCGGTGTTCGAGGTTGATGAGCAGGTCGATGCCGTCGGCGACCGTCTGGTGGGAGTCGCCATCCTCCAAATCGAGGACGACGCCTACACCACAGTTCGATCGCTCGTCCGTGGGGTTCGCCAGCCCCCGCTGATCGGCGTGGGCGTCTCTCCGCGGCTTGGTCATACGACACATACCACGTTCCAACTTATTAGCCTGTTCCTGTTAGTGTAAGGCTTCATTAGTCACATACAAGGTAATATATACCATATTAATTCCACTGTATACCTAAGCGGATAAAAATAACGAACGATCGTGGTCGATACTCCCTGGCCGAAACTCACCGCGGACGTCACACGCACGGGCGGACGTCGATCAGGATGGTCGCCGTCCCGGCCTCGAAACGGTTAGCCGGCGATATCAGTACGAGCGGGCGAAGTAGGCGGTTTCGACGGCGTCGTCGTCACAGAGCGCGCAGGTCTCGCCGTCGTGGATCGGGTCGGTGTCGCTCTCGCTGCCCTCGAAGGGCACGAGGACGATTTCGGCGGCCACCTGCTCTTTGATCTTCGCCTCGCAGTCCTCGTCGCCACACCACGGCGCCTTGACGTACCCGCCGTGCTGGCCGATCGTACCGAGGATTTCGGCCCGGTCGGACGCTTCGCGGACGTTCTCGGTCAGGTTCTCCTCGGCGGCGGCGTAGAGCTTGGCGTGGACGGTGTCGAGGTGGTCCCGAACGGTACCCACGATGCCCTCCCGGTCGGCCTCGGCGGACTCGCCGTCCGGTCGGTGGACGAGGGTCGTCGTCCCCTCCTCGACCTCGTTGGGACCGATTTCGATCCGTACCGGGACTCCCTTCAGCTCCCACTCGTTGAACTTGAAGCCGGGGTTGTGCTCGTCGCGGTCGTCGAGTTCGACGCGGACGCCCGCCGCTCGGAGGTCGTCGGCGATGCCCTCGGCGTACGCCAGCACGTCGTCTTTCGTCTCCTCCTGCCAGATGGGAACGATCACGACCTGTTCCGGCGCCATCGCGGGCGGCAGGACGAGCCCCTGGTCGTCGCTGTGGGTCATGACGAGCGCCCCGAGCGCCCGCCAGGACAGCCCCCACGAGGTAGTGTGGGCGACCCGCTCGTCCTCGTTCTCGTCGGTGAACGTGATGTCGAACGCCTCGGCGAAGCTCTGACCGAGGTAGTGGCTGGTCGCGCCCTGGACCGACTTGCCGTCCGGCATCAGCGCCTCGACGGTCGTCGTGGTGTCCGCCCCGGGGAACTTGTCGTGTTCGGGCTTCTTCCCGCGGAGGACCGGCATCGCGAGGACGTCCTCGTACACCTCCTCGTACTGGTCGAGGCGGGTGATCGTCTCGGACCAGGCGCTCTCCTCGGTTGCGTGGGCGGTGTGGCCCTCCTGCCAGAGGAACTCTTTGGTGCGGAAGAACGGCTTCGTCTCGGTGGCCTCCCACCGGATCACGCTACACCACTGGTTGACGCGCATGGGGAGGTCCCGGTAGCTCCGGATCCACTGACTCAGATACGGCGCGATGATGCTCTCGCTCGTCGGCCGGACGGCGAGCCGTTCCTCCAGTTCCTCGTAGCCGCCCTGTGTGACCCACGCCACCTCGGGGTCGAACCCCTCGACCACGTCCTTCTCGCGTTCGAGGTACGACTCGGGGATCAACATCGGGAAGTAGGCGTTCTGCACGCCGGTCGCCTTGAAGCGGGCGTCGAGTTCGTTCCGGATGGACTCCCAGAGCGCGTACCCGCGCGGGCGCGTCACGATGAAGCCGCTCATGCCCTCGGGGCCGTAGTTCGCCAGGCCCGCCTTGCGCACCACCTCGGCGTACCACTCGCCGGTGCTGTGTTCCTTCGACTCGGTGATCCCGAGTTCCTGATCGTCGCTCATTACCGGGAGGTGACGGAGATACGGCTTAAAACGTGCGGAGCGTCGGCGACTACCCGTGTTCGGCCTTGCACTCCTCGGCGTACGCGTCGGCCAACCGCGTCGGCTCCGGGAGCTTGTAGCCGTCACAGAGCGCCGCGACGAGGTCGACGGCCGTCCCCGCGCTCACGCGGTGGCCCGGGCTCACGTACAGCGGGTTGATGACCGGGTTCGAGTCGTACTGCCGCGACTGGTAGGCGTAGCCGACGACGGTCCCGTCCGGCGCGTCGAGGTCGGCGTCGGCGACGACCGGCGCCCGCCAGCCCGCCGGTCGCCCGTCCACGTCGGCCTCGATCCGGCCACAGAGCAGGTTCTTCGCGACGCCGACGCTCGGCACGTCGAGGACGACGCCGAGATGCGTCGCGAGGCCGGCCTGCCGGTAGTGGATGCGTCCGCTCCCGTCGAAAAGGACGACGTCGGGAGTCGCCTCCAGCCGCTCGAACGCCGCGAGTATCGGGCCGCCCTCGCGGAAGGAGAGCAGTCCCGGGACGTACGGCACCGACAGGTCGGTCACCGCGTGGACGCGTTCGACCACTGTCCCGCCCCGGAGACAGACGACGGCGCTGACCGCCCGGTCGTCGAGAAAGGCCTGATCCACCCCGGCGACCACGGGCCGGTCGCCGGCGAGGGTCGCGTCGTCCGCGAGCGAGACGGCCGCCGGATCGGACTCCAGGTCGTCCGCGAACCGCGCCGCGTCCGCGACACGCCGCTGGAGCGCCTCCATCTCCGCACGGGACTGCGAGGGGTCGGGGACGAACTCGGGGCGGACGGGGGTCACGGCCGCGTCACCGCCGTCCCGGACCGCCGGGGCCGCCCGGACCGCCGGGGCCGCCCGGTCCGCCGGGGCCACCGGGCCCTCGTCCGCCCCCGAAGGTCAACTGATCGGGGACGTTCCGCGGGCGTTTGAGTCGCTTGCCGTAGGCGAGTCCGATCACGAGGCCGATCAGGTGTGCGAGGTGGGCGACGTTGCCCTGCCCGACCGACGACGCGGACTGCGGCGAGAGGAAAAAGAGCACGGAGATGACGGCGAACCCGGCCGTGAACAGCCACAGCGGGATGGGGATGATGAAATAGAGGTAGATCCGCAGCCCGGGGTTGAGCACCGTGAGAACCCCGAGGACGGCGAAGATGGCGCCACTGGCTCCGACGACGCTCACGACGCCCGTCGGGCCGAGCGAGCCGAGGAGGATGCTGACCCCGACGAACCCGAGCCCGGCGAGGGCGCCGCTGAGCAGGAACAGGGCGGCGAAGCGTTTCGACCCGGCGTACCGCTCGACGAGCGGGCCGAAGAAGTACAGCACGATGCTGTTGCCGGCGATGTGATAGAGGCCACCGTGGGCGAAGACGGAAGTGATCCACGTCCAGACGTAGGCGAGGTGGTCCGACCGGAGGACGAACAACGACGCCATCACCTCCCGGCCGAACACGCCCCCGATCAGCAACTGGAGCGCGAAGGTGACCCACATGAGCGCGAGAAACAGGTACGCCACGTTCCCCCGGAAGTAACCGAGCAGGCCGCCGGTGCCCGTCACCGACCCGTCGAGGCTGGGAAGCCTGTCGAGGACGCTCCCGCTCCCCCCGCTCTCGGCTCGAACGCTGTCGTCGAAGCCGCTATCGAACACACCGTCCGGGTCGTTCCACTCGTCCAACCCGGGACAGTCGTGGTTCTCCGGGAGTCGGTGTTCCGAGCAGAACGTCCCGCCACAGCGCCGACACTGGTACGGCAGGTTCTCGTGACTGCCGCACTCGTCGCACTGAGCCATTACCCCTGCGTAGTGGCGGGGTCGATAAAAATGGGGGCGGTCGCCGATCCGCCCGCGGGGTGCTCAGTGCGTCGCGTCGGCCGGCCGACGCGACGCCGACTGGGCGTCGTCGTCCCCGTCGTAGTTCGACGGCACGACGGTCACGTGACTGAGCCCGGGATGGCTGGTGTCGCTCATACGAGTCCGTACGGGACTCGTGCCCAAAAGATTACCCATGCGCATAATTCATGCGCGGGACTGGGTGGATAACCGACGGGAATCAGTTCAGGCGAACTTCTCGTCGTAGAGGTCGATGGCGTGTTCGATGGCGTCTTTCGCGGCGGCCTTGTCCTCCCAGCCCAGCGTCTCGACTTCCTTGCCCTCCTCGAGGTTCTTGTAGGTCGAGAAGAACTCGTCGATCTCGTCGAGGGTCTGCTGGGGGATGTCGTCGAGGTCCCGGTAGTGGTCGAACCGCGGGTCCTCGGTCGGGACGGCGATGACCTTGTCGTCCTGTTCGCCGTCGTCGTCCATCTTCATGAGGGCGATGGGCCGCGCTTCGACGATGCACCCGGGGAACGTTCCGTCCTCGACGAGGACGAGGACGTCGAAGGGGTCCTCGTCGTCGTAGTACGACTGGGGAATGAACCCGTAGTCGCTCGGGTAGTGGACGTTGCTGTGGAGGACTCGGTCGAGGACGACGCCGGGCACGTCCTTGTCGTACTCGTACTTGTTCCGCTCGCCCTTGAGACACTCGACGACGGCGGTGATCGTCTCGGGCGGGTTCGGGCCGGGTTCCAGGTCTTCCCACAGGTTTACCATAGTGATAGGACGGCCGAACCGCCAAATAGGCCTTTCGGGACGACACACGGCAACACGAATGAAAAAGTACATGAACGGCCATCACCGAGTCCACGTGACAGGTGCGAGCGGTCGACGCAGTCCCGGCCCGTTCGTATCTCTCCGGGCAACGACGTGCGACCGACGGCGACCGGGCAGTCGCCGTCACGAGCCGGTCGAATACTTACATGTTCGATTAGACACATGTCCTAAATCGGTAATGTCGGATTCCGGCGCTACGAGCCCTAATTCTCACATTCAAGAACGAGTTGAGAAGGGTTAAATATCTCCGTGACATGTCTTCAAGTATGTCAGAGGCACAAGCAGTAAGTAGCAGCCCCGGTATCGTTCGTGATCTGACTGCGTTTCAGCACAACATCCTCGTCATCCTCTCCGAGGAACCCATGTACGGGCTGGCGATCAAGCGCCAGCTCGAGGATTACTACGGGACCGAAGTGAACCACGGGCGTCTCTACCCCAACCTCGACAACCTCGTCGAGATGGACCTGGTCGAGAAGAGCGAACTCGACAAGCGGACGAACCAGTACGAACTGACCGAGGAGGGCCACGAGGCGGTCCTGACCCGGATGGACTGGGTGCTCTCGAAATTCGTCACGGACGAGGACCGGGCGGACTCGGTCCGTGACCTCATCGACGCGCAGAACTGAACTCGGGCATCTCGGTTTCCGTCACGGCGTAAACGTGTTCGAGCGACCGCTCCACTGCGTCGCGTTGCTCGTCGCTCGGCCACGCGTTCCGCGGGAAATACTCCGTCAGGAACTCCCGTAGCTCCGCCGCCGTCGCCGTCTCCACCCGCCGGGCGTAGTGGTTGCCCATGAAATCGGCGAACGCCCTCGCGTTGGCCGCGTGTACTTCGTCCGCCCGCTCGCGCACGCGCTCGACTACCTCGGCGTTGTGGCGCTCCACCGACTCCCACTCCGAGGCGTCGCCGCTCCCGGACAGCGGAATCTCGACCGCGCGGTCGGTGTCCTCGATGCGCTCGATCCGCGCCGTCTCACCCTCCAGCCACTCGGCAGGGTGGAGGACGAGCGTGTCGTCGTCCTCCCGGATGCGGGCGGTGTAGTCGAACGCCGCGAGGCGCTCGTCCCGGTCGCGCTCGTAGGCGGCCGCCTCGTTCTCGTCGACCGCCCGGCGGGCCAGGCGGGTGAGCCGTTCGGCTTCGTCGCGTACCTCCCGTGGCAGATCAGTCATCGTCGAGTGCCTCGTTCGCCAGTCGGTCGGCCCGGTCGTTTATCTCCCGCGGAACGTGTTCCAGCGACCAGCGGTCGAACCCGGCGAGCAACTCCCGGACCGTCACCCGCCGCTCCCGGAGGCCGGGGTCGTTCGCGTCCCACTCCCCCCGCACCTGCTTGACGATCAACTCCGAGTCGCCGCGGACGTCGACCGCCTCGAAGCCGTGGTCCCGGGCCACCTCCAGCGCGCGGATCAGCGCCTCGTACTCGGCACGGTTGTTCGTCGTCTCGCCGATGGTCTCGCCGCCCTCGTCGACGATTCCGTCCCCCGAGACGATGACCCACCCGACGGCGGCCGGTCCGGGGTTGCCGCGGCTCGCCCCGTCGAAGTAGACGTGCGCCCGGCCGCCGGCCGTCGAGAGCAGCGCGGTCAGGTCGGTTGGCCGGGCCCCCTGGACGACGACGCTGTCGTCGTAGGCGACGGCCACCGCGTCGCCGCGTTCGGCCCGCCAGCGCTCGTGGTCGGTGTTCCCCGCCTCGACGGCGACGCCGGCCTCCTCCAGCCGGCTGCGCGCCGTCTCGGGGTCACAGTCGATGGTCGGCATCGGGCCCACTTCGGACGACCCACTCAAATGCGATTCGTTCCGTCCGGGCCCCGACGGTCCGCGCCCTCGACCGTCGGTCCGGCACCTATTTCCGACCCTCGTGACCAGCCTCGGCCATGGTCCCCGACGACGACGCCACCCTCCGAACCGTCCAGACGGATCCCGACCGACGCGTTTCGTACGCCGAGTACGGCGATTCCGACGGCGTTCCGGTCCTGTTCCTCCACGGCACGCCGGGATCGCACGTCCTCGGTGGCCTCCTGGCCGCGTCGGCGGAGCGGGCGGGAGTCCGCCTTCTCGCCCCCGACCGTCCCGGCTACGCTCGCTCGACGCCGTGGCCGACGCGGACCCTGGCCGACACCGGCGCCTTCCTCACGCCCGTCCTCGACGACGCCGGCGTCGAGACGGCCGGCGTGGTCGGCTTCTCGGGTGGCGGCCCCCACGCCCTCGCCCTCGCGGCAACCCACCCGGACCGCGTCGACGCCGTCGACGTGGTCGCGGGGGCGCCGCCGCCCTCTCTGGCGTCTCCCCCGCCGGCACCACAGCGACTCCTGAGCGCCCTCGCCCGCGTCTCGCCCCGATTCCTCCACGGCCTCCTCGGCGTGCAGGCGTGGGCCGCGGACCGGCTCCCGCCACGGATCGTCGTCTCGCAGTATACGACGGATCCGAGCGACCTGCCACCGGGCGTCGCCGAGCGCGTCCACCGGGACTTCGTGACCGCCCTCGACGACCACCGGCGGGGCGCAGTCACCGAACTCGCCTTGCTCGCCCGGGAGTGGGACCTGCCCCTCGACGACGTCGACGTGCCGGTCCACTGCCGACACGGGGACCGGGACGCGAACGCGCCCATCGCGGGCGCGAGACGACTGTGTGATCGCCTCCCGACCGCCGATCTGACCGTCGTCGAGGGTGCCGATCACCTTCCGACGCTCCTTCGGTGTCGCGCGTCCGTGCTCGACCGATACGCCGAGGAGTGACGGCCGTACCGGCCCGCTGGAGGGCCACGACCGGGTCGTGGCGGCCGTTCGGTCGCCATCCGTCACCGACCAAGGGTTTAAGTAACCGCCAACTACGAGTATAAAAACGCGATGACACGGCCCACCCGCCAGCGGGAAGACCGAACGCGATGGCAGGGCGAGAAAGAGGAGGAAACCGACGACGCGGACGTCGATCTCGACGATCTCGATCCCGAGGACCTCGTCAGGACGGCGGATGGCGAACTGATTCACGAGGAGACCGGCCTCATCATCGAGGAAGAGCAGATCGATCCCGGGCCGGAGTGGCGGGCGTTCAACCACCAGGAACGCCAGGAGAAATCGCGGGTGGGAGCCCCAACCACCCAGACGATGCACGACAAGGGACTGACGACGACCATCGACTGGAAGGACAAGGACGCCTACGGGCGTTCGATCTCCTCGCGGAAGCGCTCGCAGATGCACCGGCTGCGGAAGTGGCAGGAGCGCATCCGGACGAAGGACGCGGGCGAGCGCAATCTGCAGTTCGCGCTGAGCGAGATCGACCGGATGGCCTCGGCGCTGGGCGTTCCCCGCTCGGTACGCGAGGTGGCCTCGGTGATCTATCGACGCGCGCTCAACGAGGACCTCATCCGCGGGCGTTCGATCGAGGGCGTCGCCACCGCCGCCCTCTATGCCGCCTGCCGGAAGGAGGGGATCCCCCGGTCGCTGGAGGAGATCTCCGAGGTCTCGCGGGTCGAACGCAAGGAGATCGGTCGGACCTACCGCTACATCTCCCAGGAGCTCGGCCTGGAGATGAAACCCGTCGACCCCAAGAAGTACGTTCCGCGGTTCTGTTCGGAGCTCGAACTCAGCGAGGAGGTCCAGTCGAAGGCCAACGAGATCATCGAGACGACCGCCGAGAAGGGCCTGCTGTCGGGCAAGTCGCCGACCGGTTACGCCGCCGCGGCCATCTACGCCGCCTCCCTGCTCTGCAACGAGAAGAAGACCCAGCGCGAAGTCGCCGACGTCGCCCAGGTCACCGAGGTCACCATCCGCAACCGCTACCAGGAACAGATCGAAGCGATGGGCATCCACAGTTAGGCTCCCGTCGGCCGTTCCCGGACGCCGACCCGGCCGACCGACAGCCGACAGTGTCAAACCTCCGTCGCCGCTATCGATCCCATGCGCCTCGACGACTTCATCGACATCGAGGCGAACGAACGCGCCGAGCGACGGCGCCTCGCCAAGGAGAAGTCCTACGAGATCCTGGATCACGTCGAGAGCGTCGCCGACCGGGTCGAACGCACCGTCTCGGGTGACTCGGTCGTCGGCAGCGTCTCCCCTTCCATCTTCGTCGGCCGGTCGAACTAC is from Haloplanus salinarum and encodes:
- the rnhA gene encoding ribonuclease HI; its protein translation is MPTIDCDPETARSRLEEAGVAVEAGNTDHERWRAERGDAVAVAYDDSVVVQGARPTDLTALLSTAGGRAHVYFDGASRGNPGPAAVGWVIVSGDGIVDEGGETIGETTNNRAEYEALIRALEVARDHGFEAVDVRGDSELIVKQVRGEWDANDPGLRERRVTVRELLAGFDRWSLEHVPREINDRADRLANEALDDD
- a CDS encoding transcription initiation factor IIB, whose translation is MTRPTRQREDRTRWQGEKEEETDDADVDLDDLDPEDLVRTADGELIHEETGLIIEEEQIDPGPEWRAFNHQERQEKSRVGAPTTQTMHDKGLTTTIDWKDKDAYGRSISSRKRSQMHRLRKWQERIRTKDAGERNLQFALSEIDRMASALGVPRSVREVASVIYRRALNEDLIRGRSIEGVATAALYAACRKEGIPRSLEEISEVSRVERKEIGRTYRYISQELGLEMKPVDPKKYVPRFCSELELSEEVQSKANEIIETTAEKGLLSGKSPTGYAAAAIYAASLLCNEKKTQREVADVAQVTEVTIRNRYQEQIEAMGIHS
- a CDS encoding DUF7108 family protein is translated as MTDLPREVRDEAERLTRLARRAVDENEAAAYERDRDERLAAFDYTARIREDDDTLVLHPAEWLEGETARIERIEDTDRAVEIPLSGSGDASEWESVERHNAEVVERVRERADEVHAANARAFADFMGNHYARRVETATAAELREFLTEYFPRNAWPSDEQRDAVERSLEHVYAVTETEMPEFSSARR
- a CDS encoding inorganic diphosphatase — encoded protein: MVNLWEDLEPGPNPPETITAVVECLKGERNKYEYDKDVPGVVLDRVLHSNVHYPSDYGFIPQSYYDDEDPFDVLVLVEDGTFPGCIVEARPIALMKMDDDGEQDDKVIAVPTEDPRFDHYRDLDDIPQQTLDEIDEFFSTYKNLEEGKEVETLGWEDKAAAKDAIEHAIDLYDEKFA
- the proS gene encoding proline--tRNA ligase, with amino-acid sequence MSDDQELGITESKEHSTGEWYAEVVRKAGLANYGPEGMSGFIVTRPRGYALWESIRNELDARFKATGVQNAYFPMLIPESYLEREKDVVEGFDPEVAWVTQGGYEELEERLAVRPTSESIIAPYLSQWIRSYRDLPMRVNQWCSVIRWEATETKPFFRTKEFLWQEGHTAHATEESAWSETITRLDQYEEVYEDVLAMPVLRGKKPEHDKFPGADTTTTVEALMPDGKSVQGATSHYLGQSFAEAFDITFTDENEDERVAHTTSWGLSWRALGALVMTHSDDQGLVLPPAMAPEQVVIVPIWQEETKDDVLAYAEGIADDLRAAGVRVELDDRDEHNPGFKFNEWELKGVPVRIEIGPNEVEEGTTTLVHRPDGESAEADREGIVGTVRDHLDTVHAKLYAAAEENLTENVREASDRAEILGTIGQHGGYVKAPWCGDEDCEAKIKEQVAAEIVLVPFEGSESDTDPIHDGETCALCDDDAVETAYFARSY
- a CDS encoding rhomboid family intramembrane serine protease; amino-acid sequence: MAQCDECGSHENLPYQCRRCGGTFCSEHRLPENHDCPGLDEWNDPDGVFDSGFDDSVRAESGGSGSVLDRLPSLDGSVTGTGGLLGYFRGNVAYLFLALMWVTFALQLLIGGVFGREVMASLFVLRSDHLAYVWTWITSVFAHGGLYHIAGNSIVLYFFGPLVERYAGSKRFAALFLLSGALAGLGFVGVSILLGSLGPTGVVSVVGASGAIFAVLGVLTVLNPGLRIYLYFIIPIPLWLFTAGFAVISVLFFLSPQSASSVGQGNVAHLAHLIGLVIGLAYGKRLKRPRNVPDQLTFGGGRGPGGPGGPGGPGGPGGPGGPGRR
- a CDS encoding alpha/beta fold hydrolase, producing MVPDDDATLRTVQTDPDRRVSYAEYGDSDGVPVLFLHGTPGSHVLGGLLAASAERAGVRLLAPDRPGYARSTPWPTRTLADTGAFLTPVLDDAGVETAGVVGFSGGGPHALALAATHPDRVDAVDVVAGAPPPSLASPPPAPQRLLSALARVSPRFLHGLLGVQAWAADRLPPRIVVSQYTTDPSDLPPGVAERVHRDFVTALDDHRRGAVTELALLAREWDLPLDDVDVPVHCRHGDRDANAPIAGARRLCDRLPTADLTVVEGADHLPTLLRCRASVLDRYAEE
- a CDS encoding PadR family transcriptional regulator, which codes for MSEAQAVSSSPGIVRDLTAFQHNILVILSEEPMYGLAIKRQLEDYYGTEVNHGRLYPNLDNLVEMDLVEKSELDKRTNQYELTEEGHEAVLTRMDWVLSKFVTDEDRADSVRDLIDAQN
- a CDS encoding endonuclease V translates to MTPVRPEFVPDPSQSRAEMEALQRRVADAARFADDLESDPAAVSLADDATLAGDRPVVAGVDQAFLDDRAVSAVVCLRGGTVVERVHAVTDLSVPYVPGLLSFREGGPILAAFERLEATPDVVLFDGSGRIHYRQAGLATHLGVVLDVPSVGVAKNLLCGRIEADVDGRPAGWRAPVVADADLDAPDGTVVGYAYQSRQYDSNPVINPLYVSPGHRVSAGTAVDLVAALCDGYKLPEPTRLADAYAEECKAEHG